The following proteins are encoded in a genomic region of Paenibacillus sp. FSL H3-0469:
- a CDS encoding ABC transporter ATP-binding protein, which yields MPNTAEVVKPVASLIGVTKKIGSKTLISDLTLDIPPGQIFGFLGPNGAGKTTTIRMMVGLISISRGDILICGRSIKDHFEEAIANVGAIVENPEMYKFLTGYQNLRQYARMVPGVTKERINEVVELVGLSQRINDRVKTYSLGMRQRLGVAQALLHRPKLLILDEPTNGLDPQGIRELRDYLRKLCQSEGTTVFVSSHLLSEMELMCDSVAIIQNGRLIDVKQLKTVGDAAVPVSQTFFEVDNPEAALAQIGQGVIMEGGIAVEAVREEIAELNAKLVAAGIKVYSIKALSRSLEDQFLEITGGEGIG from the coding sequence ATGCCGAATACGGCAGAAGTGGTGAAGCCCGTAGCCAGCCTGATAGGAGTCACCAAAAAGATCGGCTCCAAAACGCTGATCAGCGACTTGACACTCGACATTCCACCCGGGCAAATCTTCGGATTCCTCGGGCCGAACGGAGCCGGTAAAACCACTACCATCCGTATGATGGTAGGACTTATCTCCATTAGCCGCGGGGATATCCTGATCTGCGGACGAAGCATCAAGGACCATTTTGAAGAGGCCATAGCCAACGTGGGGGCCATCGTAGAGAATCCCGAAATGTACAAGTTCCTTACCGGATACCAGAATCTTCGCCAGTACGCCCGCATGGTGCCTGGCGTGACCAAAGAGCGCATCAATGAAGTAGTGGAGTTGGTAGGACTTAGCCAACGCATCAATGACCGGGTCAAGACCTATTCCTTGGGGATGCGCCAGCGGCTGGGTGTGGCCCAGGCGCTGCTGCACCGCCCGAAGCTGCTGATTCTGGATGAGCCGACCAACGGACTGGACCCGCAGGGTATCCGCGAGCTGCGTGATTATCTGCGCAAGCTGTGCCAGAGCGAGGGGACAACCGTGTTTGTTTCCAGTCACCTGCTGTCTGAGATGGAGCTGATGTGCGATAGTGTGGCGATTATCCAGAACGGCCGCCTGATCGACGTGAAGCAGCTTAAGACGGTCGGGGATGCAGCGGTACCGGTAAGCCAGACCTTCTTCGAGGTAGATAATCCTGAGGCTGCATTGGCGCAGATCGGCCAAGGCGTGATCATGGAAGGCGGAATAGCGGTAGAGGCGGTTCGGGAGGAGATTGCCGAGCTGAATGCCAAGCTGGTAGCTGCCGGGATTAAGGTCTACAGTATCAAGGCGTTGTCCCGTTCGCTTGAAGATCAATTCTTGGAAATTACAGGAGGTGAAGGCATTGGGTGA